The window TACCCCATTTTCTTTGCGTAAGGGATCAGTTCATCCGCGAGCTGGCGATAGGAATAGAACGTGCCGTCTTCATACCGCTTCCACGAACCCAGGTGTACTTCATAAATGTTCACCGGCTGTTCATAGGGCGGATGCTCTTTGCGCCAATTGAGCCAGCTTTCATCCTGCCAAGTGTAGCCTTCCAAATCAAACACTTTGGATGCATTGCCCGGCCGGGTTTCCGAATGGAAACCATACGGGTCCGCCTTATCCAGTTCGTAGCCTTCCGGTGTTTCGATCGCATATTTATATGCGTCATACTGCTTGACGCCCGGGATAAACAGTTCCCATATCCCGCGATCATCGCGCTGCATGGTATGAGCCGAACGATTCCAATTGTTGAATTCGCCCATAACGGCAACGCGGACGGCATTCGGCGCAAAAACGCGGAAAACATAGCCCTCTTGTCCATCGCGGTTGTCGGGGTGCGCGCCCATGAATTCATAGGCACGGCAGTCCTTACCCGAATGGAACAACGACATATGCTCCTCCAAGTTCATGTTTTTCGCCTTTCCTTCCATGCGTTCATCTCCTCTTGAACGGGCGCCAAAATCGCCCAGAAATCATCCATTTTCTTCCTTTTGTCTGTTTTTTTGTAGCCATCGCACAGTTTATCTGATACCCACTCAACATTTACTAGATATAGTATACAACAGTCACAAAAAAATGTCCAGTAATTTCGAAAATCACTGGACATTTTTTGTTTATTTTTCTAACTCAACACCCAAAACTTAACAAACATATTTCATTTTAACCGGGCATATCCGCAAAATTTTGCTATTTCTGTGCACTTTTTCACAACTTAGCCATAGTGATAGTACACAATTTAGCCCCGGTTTTTTTGTGCCTTCTGAGTAAAAAATCGGTTGTCTGGGTAAAGTGGACGTAAACTTAGGAAACGCCCTGTAATTTCCGACGGATCATATCCAGCGCTGTCGAGGCCGCCTGATTGCGCACGCGGTCACGACCCAGCGCATTGGTGGTTTTTTTCGTCAGCAGTTCGCCCTGCACATAAACACTGATATAAACCAGGCCGACCGGTTTGTCCTCGGTCGCGCCGCCCGGTCCCGCGATGCCGGTGATGCCGACCCCAATATCGGTATCCAGCGCACGGGCCACGCCTGCGGCCATCTCCTCGGCCGTCTGCGAGGACACCGCACCATAGGCGTCCAGGGTTTCCTTCTTAACGCCGAGTAGCTTCATCTTGACTTCATTGGAATATGAGCACACGCCGCCCTTATAATAATCGGACGCGCCGGGCAGGTCGGTGATGCGCTTGCTCAGCAGACCGCCGGTGCAGCTCTCGGCGACCGATAGAGTCAGCCCCCGTTTGCGCAGTTCGTCGCCAACGACCTGTTCGAGCGAATCGACATCGACCCCATACACATCGGCACCCAGCATATCAACTACTTGAGCGACCACTGGTTCGAGCAGCTTTTCGGCTTCTTCGGTTGTGTCCGCCTTGGCTGTGACGCGCGCGAAGCACTCGGACACCTTGGCATAAGGCGCAATCGTCGGATTGGTCATGGTGGCCATCAAATCATGCAGACGATCCTCCATCGCGCTTTCGCCCAGACCAAACACCCGCACACTGTGCGAAACAATGCAGCCGCCCGCGAGCGGATACAGATAGGGCTTGGCGCACTGTTCCCACATGGGTTTGCACTCGCGCGGCGGGCCGGGCAGCATGAGCACATGCTTGCCATCTGCTTCGAAGCCGCAGCCGGGCGCCGTTCCCCAGGGGTTGTCAAACACCGTGCAGCCTTCGGGCAGCCAAGCCTGCTTTTCGTTGTTGGGCGTCATTTCGCGGCCAATCTTCTGGAAAAATTCGCGAATGCTGTCCAGCGACGGCTGGTGGAGCACCATCTTTTTACCGAATACCTTGGCCAGCGTTTCCTTGGTCAGGTCGTCGAGCGTGGGCCCCAGGCCTCCGGTAGTGATGATGATGTCCGCCCGGTCCTTGGCTTCGCGCACTGCGCGCTCCAGCCGCTCAGGATTATCCCCCACGACCGTCTGGTAATACACATTGATGCCCAGTTCACTCAGTCCCTGGGAAATGACCTGCGCGTCGGTATTGACAATCTCGCCCAGCAGGATCTCGGTGCCCACAGCGATCAGTTCTGCATTCATGATAAACCCTCCAAGTCCATGTTTTCACTTTTTCCGGCCCGGATAGATGGCTTCGGTGCCGTTTACCGCTTCTTCGACCAGCGCTTCCACATCCAAATGGGATTCTGCATCCAAAATCTTGGGCATCTTGGGTTTGGTGTTCGGATGCTTGGGCGTAAAGACCGTGCAGCAGTCTTCATACGGCAGAATCGAGGTTTCAAAGGTGCCAATCTTGCGGGCGATCTGCACGATTTCTTCCTTATCCATGCCGATGACCGGCCGGAACACCGGCAGTTCACAGACCGCACCGGTCACCGCCATGGCCGGCATGGTCTGGCTGGCCACCTGCCCCAGGCTTTCGCCGGTAATCAGGCCGCCACAGTCGTTCTGCTTGGCCAATCGCTCAGCAATGCGCATCATAAACCGCCGCATGATGAGTGTAAAGAGCTCTTCATGGCAGTTGTCGCGGATGGCTTCCTGAATCTTGGTAAAGGGCACGACCAGCAGCGGCATACGGCCGGTGTAAGCGGTCATGATCTCGGCCAGTTCGATGACCTTTTCCTTGGCCCGCTCGGAGGTATACGGATAGCTGAAGAAATGGATAGCGACCAGTTCCAGACCGCGTTTGGCCATCATGTAGCCCGCGACCGGCGAATCGATGCCGCCCGACAGCAGCATGGCCGCCCGGCCATTGGTGCCCACTGGCATGCCGCCAGCACCCGGTTCCGGTCCGGCATGCACAAAGGCGTGCGTGTCGCGGATTTCAAAATGGATGGTCAGTTCAGGGGTGTGCATATCCGGCTTCATGTGACGGTACTTGTCCGCCAGTTCGCCGCCGATGTGCTGCGACACCTGGATAGAGGTCATCGGGAACCGCTTGTCGCCGCGCTTGGTCTCCACCTTAAACGACTTGGCATCCGCAATGCGGTCGGCCAGATAGGTTTCGGCCGTCTCCTGCATGGCTTCCAGCGTCTTGTCGCACACCGCCGCCCGACAGATGAGCGCCACGCCAAAAATCTTGCGTACCGCTTCCATGGCGGCATCGGCGTCGCCTTCGTCGGCACCCCACACATAAATGACCGACTGGCGCATGCTCACCTCGCAGGGCGTCACATGCTTGAGGCGGCGCTTGATGTTTCCCACCAGCTTATCTTCGAATGTCTTGCGGTTGAGTCCCTTGAGGACGATCTCGCCGCACTTTAAAAGCAATACTTCTTTCATAATTCCCTCGTTTTTCATTTTTTAGCGCCGCAGCATGGCCGCGCCTTTTTTCAGCCCTTCGATGAGGGCATCGACATCTTCCTTGGTGTTAAACGGTGCAAAGGAAATGCGCATCGCGCTGTCAATGCGCGCCTTATCCAGCCCCATGGCCTTGAGCACCGTGCTTTCCTTGCCCTTGGCGCAGGCCGACCCGGCCGATACATAGACCTCGTCGCCTTCCAGCACCCGCAGCATCACTTCGCTTTTGCAGCCGGGCAGCGATAGATTCGCCACATGCGGCACATCGCTCAGCCCGTTCCAGACCGCCCACGGCAGTTCTTCCGAAACCCGGTTGTGCAGATATTGCCGCAGCTGTGCCACCCGTCGGACATCCTCGCCCATGCGCTCCTGCCGGACCCGGCAAGCAGCTGCCAGCGCCGCGATACCCGGCATGGGCTCAGTGCCCGAACGCATGCCGCTTTCCTGTCCGCCGCCGACCAGATAGGGCCGCAGATTGACGCCCTTTTGGATGTACAGCGCCCCAATGCCCTTGGGCGCGCCGATCTTATGACCGCTGATGCTCATCAGATGGCAGTTCCACTTTTTCGGGGTCAGCGGCACACGGAACAGCCCCTGCACAGCATCCACATGGAACAACGCTTTCGGACAGCGCCGCATAAGCTGCCGCCCCATTTCGATGACCGGCAGCAGGGTGCCGACCTCGTTGTTGACCAGCATCACGCTGGCCAGAATGGTATCGTCCCGCAGCGCGGCGGCAAAATCCTCGGCGGTCACATGGCCGCTTGCATCCGGCTGAAGGTACGTGACCGTAAATCCTTCGTCCTCCAGGCGTTTGAGTGCATTGCGGGTCGCCGCATGCTCAATGGCCGTCGAAACGATATGCTTGCCCAAATGGCGGTTTTTAAAGGCCGCGCCAAAGATGGCGGTATTGATCGACTCGGTGCCGCCCGAAGTGAAGGTGATCTCATTCGGCTGGGCGTTTAAAGCAGAGGCGACCGCCTCCCGGCTGTCCTTGAGCAGACGGGCTGCTTCGATGCCCAGCCGGTGCTGGCTCGACGGATTGCCGAACCCCTCCGCCATGGCGTCCATCGCAGCGCGCGCCGCTTCGGGCAGCACGCGGGATGTGGCCGAATTATCCAAATAATGCATTTGATTTCATGCCTTCCTTTGTGTTTTCTTTTGGTTCTTATTATAGCAGTCATCCGCAGCGCTGTCACCCACATTTTTTACGAACTTACATTGAAACAGGGCGAAAAATGTGATATAATGCCTT of the Intestinibacillus sp. Marseille-P6563 genome contains:
- a CDS encoding competence/damage-inducible protein A yields the protein MNAELIAVGTEILLGEIVNTDAQVISQGLSELGINVYYQTVVGDNPERLERAVREAKDRADIIITTGGLGPTLDDLTKETLAKVFGKKMVLHQPSLDSIREFFQKIGREMTPNNEKQAWLPEGCTVFDNPWGTAPGCGFEADGKHVLMLPGPPRECKPMWEQCAKPYLYPLAGGCIVSHSVRVFGLGESAMEDRLHDLMATMTNPTIAPYAKVSECFARVTAKADTTEEAEKLLEPVVAQVVDMLGADVYGVDVDSLEQVVGDELRKRGLTLSVAESCTGGLLSKRITDLPGASDYYKGGVCSYSNEVKMKLLGVKKETLDAYGAVSSQTAEEMAAGVARALDTDIGVGITGIAGPGGATEDKPVGLVYISVYVQGELLTKKTTNALGRDRVRNQAASTALDMIRRKLQGVS
- the thiI gene encoding tRNA uracil 4-sulfurtransferase ThiI, which encodes MKEVLLLKCGEIVLKGLNRKTFEDKLVGNIKRRLKHVTPCEVSMRQSVIYVWGADEGDADAAMEAVRKIFGVALICRAAVCDKTLEAMQETAETYLADRIADAKSFKVETKRGDKRFPMTSIQVSQHIGGELADKYRHMKPDMHTPELTIHFEIRDTHAFVHAGPEPGAGGMPVGTNGRAAMLLSGGIDSPVAGYMMAKRGLELVAIHFFSYPYTSERAKEKVIELAEIMTAYTGRMPLLVVPFTKIQEAIRDNCHEELFTLIMRRFMMRIAERLAKQNDCGGLITGESLGQVASQTMPAMAVTGAVCELPVFRPVIGMDKEEIVQIARKIGTFETSILPYEDCCTVFTPKHPNTKPKMPKILDAESHLDVEALVEEAVNGTEAIYPGRKK
- a CDS encoding cysteine desulfurase family protein; the protein is MHYLDNSATSRVLPEAARAAMDAMAEGFGNPSSQHRLGIEAARLLKDSREAVASALNAQPNEITFTSGGTESINTAIFGAAFKNRHLGKHIVSTAIEHAATRNALKRLEDEGFTVTYLQPDASGHVTAEDFAAALRDDTILASVMLVNNEVGTLLPVIEMGRQLMRRCPKALFHVDAVQGLFRVPLTPKKWNCHLMSISGHKIGAPKGIGALYIQKGVNLRPYLVGGGQESGMRSGTEPMPGIAALAAACRVRQERMGEDVRRVAQLRQYLHNRVSEELPWAVWNGLSDVPHVANLSLPGCKSEVMLRVLEGDEVYVSAGSACAKGKESTVLKAMGLDKARIDSAMRISFAPFNTKEDVDALIEGLKKGAAMLRR